One segment of Erigeron canadensis isolate Cc75 chromosome 2, C_canadensis_v1, whole genome shotgun sequence DNA contains the following:
- the LOC122586854 gene encoding histone-lysine N-methyltransferase SUVR5 — protein MQVLPFSGVNYGGESNSPNQGSENPFVYDGASNGVTHVDNTKVDNAETSDDEHFGELDEGHYNNNEPCHELDVDDSNTRDSGVDSLDGDTVGREFPGGNHECESSRSEAKWLEEDQPMAVWVKWRGKWQAGIRCARSDWPLSTVRAKPTHGRKQYLVIFFPRKRNYSWADVLLLRPINEFPEPIAYRSHKVGVKVVKDLTLARRFVMQKIAVSMINTIEQLNSEALTETARSVAVWKDFALEASRCKDYFDLGNMLLKLENMILQRFIDSSWLEHSLATWVQQCKSAHSAESIEILKEELSDAINWNEVHTLPTSSVQPEVSSEWKTMKPEVMKWFSMSNPSFSNGDIEQQSDEVFPNMGLQVSRKRPKLEIRRAEVHPLPLETKPVEIDSTFFDGTVRAPTSELSLLGTTETIDGWGEIVVESENNQEIRFKDLDMIPVNKNKQCTAFIEAKGRRCVRWANDGDVYCCVHLASRFSTNLVKADVILPPTDAHMCDGTTVLGTKCKHRALPGSSSCKKHRSNKDIGIFSLSPPENKLKRKIEFESREPPEANNCKEIVLSGHFDTPEIEYNGAEPVRCIGENVGCHETPTKHALYCERHLPNWLKRARNGKSRIVSKEVYVDLLKSCQSYEQKLHLHQACELFYKFFKSVLSLRSPVPKEIQLQWVISEASKDIKTRHFLMQLVCSEKERITRLWGFNSDSIAQNEELVNLVTNNNNNDESIIIKCNICLVEFIDDQMLARHWIDNHKREAQSVFKRYICAMCFDSFTENNLLEAHVQERHQVEFVEQCMLYQCIPCGNRFGNPDQLWSHVVSHHPSNFKQLQSITHGDDSVRVDNVNNTDNQGGLQRFICRFCGLRFDLLPDLGRHHQAAHMGSNPSGPRKRGSGLTFYANKLKPGRRFKKGTFKLLNTSDGLIKKHMQEPFGQVVEGEFQSSEAISLGRLAESECSDVAKLLYSKVTKTKPHPGNLELLSIAHTACCRTNFHASLEKKYGMLPERLYLKAAKLCSERSIVIEWHQEGYTCPKGCKSVKDDLNHLPPLKALPECSVGPVTETHPPSEWPMDECHYIINFNNSRQEASERGIVLCDDISFGKESVPIACVVDEHLLGSIHSDDGPSNVCFLPWESFTYVTKSLLDQSLDIGSQSLQLGCGCAHSTCSPKACDHVYLFDNDYEDAKDIYGKSMKGRFPYDDKGRIILEEGYLVYECNSSCSCNKYCQNRVLQNGVRVKLEIFKTEDKGWAVRAGEPIYRGTFVSEYIGEVVDEHEANKRRHRHGIQGCSFIYEIDARVNDMVRLIEGEATYAIDATKYGNVSRYINHSCSPNLENHQVLIESLDSQTSHIGLYASRDIALGEELSFDYMYKVADGEGCQCRCGAVNCRGWVKRQ, from the exons ATGCAAGTGCTTCCTTTTAGTGGTGTAAATTACGGCGGAGAGTCTAATAGCCCTAATCAGGGTTCTGAAAACCCTTTTGTGTATGATGGAGCGTCCAATGGTGTCACACATGTCGATAATACCAAAGTAGATAATGCAGAAACATCTGATGATGAACACTTTGGTGAACTTGATGAAGgtcattataataataatgagcCATGCCATGAACTTGATGTTGATGATTCTAACACTCGTGATTCCGGAGTAGATAGTTTAGATGGTGATACAGTTGGAAGGGAGTTTCCAGGTGGCAATCATGAGTGTGAGTCTTCTCGGTCTGAAGCGAAATGGCTAGAAGAAGACCAACCCATGGCAGTTTGGGTCAAG TGGAGGGGAAAGTGGCAAGCAGGAATAAGATGTGCTAGGTCTGACTGGCCATTATCGACTGTGAGAGCAAAGCCTACTCATGGCAGAAAACAATATCTTGTAATATTTTTTCCCCGAAAAAGAAATTATTCATGGGCAGATGTGCTACTTCTTCGCCCAATCAATGAATTTCCCGAACCTATTGCATATAGATCACATAAAGTTGGTGTGAAGGTGGTCAAAGATTTGACTCTTGCACGCCGGTTTGTTATGCAAAAGATTGCTGTTAGCATGATAAATACCATTGAACAGTTGAACAGTGAG GCTCTGACTGAGACTGCTCGTAGCGTGGCAGTGTGGAAGGATTTCGCGTTAGAAGCTTCTAGATGTAAAGATTATTTTGATCTTGGGAATATGCTTCTTaaacttgaaaat ATGATATTGCAGCGTTTTATAGATTCTAGCTGGCTGGAACATTCTTTAGCAACATGGGTACAACAATGTAAGAGTGCTCATAGTGCCGAATCTATTGAAATACTGAAGGAG gAGTTAAGTGATGCTATTAATTGGAATGAAGTGCACACCCTTCCAACTTCATCAGTACAGCCTGAAGTCAGTTCTGAGTGGAAAACCATGAAACCTGAGGTTATGAAATGGTTTTCAATGTCGAATCCTTCATTCAGCAATGGAGACATAGAACAACAAAGCGATGAAGTTTTTCCAAACATGGGTCTTCAAGTCAGCAGAAAAAGGCCTAAGCTTGAAATTCGTCGGGCCGAGGTGCATCCTCTACCGTTGGAAACCAAGCCTGTTGAGATTGACTCCACATTTTTTGATGGGACTGTTAGGGCTCCTACCAGTGAACTTTCTTTATTGGGAACAACTGAAACTATAGATGGATGGGGCGAGATTGTAGTTGAATCTGAAAATAATCAAGAGATCCGTTTTAAAGATTTAGATATGATCCCAGTAAATAAGAATAAACAGTGTACGGCTTTCATTGAAGCTAAAGGAAGAAGGTGTGTTCGATGGGCAAATGATGGTGATGTTTACTGCTGTGTACATTTAGCGTCTCGATTTTCCACTAATTTAGTGAAGGCAGATGTCATCCTGCCTCCAACTGATGCACATATGTGTGATGGTACTACCGTTCTTGGTACTAAATGCAAACATCGGGCTCTACCCGGTTCTTCTTCCTGTAAAAAACACAGATCCAACAAGGATATAGGGATATTTTCACTTTCTCCGCCTGAGAACAAACTTAAGAGAAAGATAGAATTTGAATCACGAGAGCCTCCGGAGGCTAATAATTGCAAAGAGATTGTGTTATCAGGTCATTTTGATACTCCCGAGATCGAGTACAATGGGGCTGAACCTGTGCGTTGTATAGGTGAAAATGTTGGTTGCCATGAAACTCCGACGAAGCATGCTTTGTATTGTGAGAGACACTTGCCAAACTGGCTAAAACGGGCTAGGAATGGAAAGAGTAGGATTGTTTCaaaagaagtgtatgtagatcTTCTTAAAAGTTGTCAATCATACGAGCAAAAGTTACATCTACATCAAGCATGTGAGCTCTTCTACaagttttttaaaagtgttctttCTTTAAGAAGCCCGGTTCCTAAAGAAATCCAGCTCCAATGGGTAATTTCTGAAGCTTCAAAAGACATAAAAACCCGACATTTTTTGATGCAGTTGGTGTGCagtgaaaaagaaagaataacTAGGCTTTGGGGGTTTAACAGTGATAGCATTGCACAAAATGAAGAATTAGTCAATCTTGTGAcgaataacaataacaatgacGAAAGTATTATTATCAAGTGCAACATCTGCTTGGTGGAGTTTATTGATGACCAAATGCTTGCTAGACACTGGATCGATAATCATAAAAGGGAAGCACAATCAGTGTTCAAACGCTACATTTGTGCCATGTGTTTTGATTCTTTTACAGAAAATAACCTTCTAGAAGCACATGTTCAGGAAAGACACCAAGTTGAGTTTGTAGAGCAGTGTATGCTTTACCAATGTATTCCTTGTGGTAATCGTTTCGGGAATCCTGACCAACTATGGTCACATGTGGTCTCCCATCATCCCTCCAATTTCAAGCAACTGCAGAGCATCACTCATGGCGATGATTCGGTTCGAGTAGACAATGTGAATAATACTGATAATCAAGGTGGATTGCAAAGGTTCATTTGTCGGTTTTGTGGGCTGAGATTTGACTTGTTACCTGATCTTGGTCGACACCATCAAGCAGCTCACATGGGTTCCAATCCTAGTGGTCCACGTAAGAGGGGTTCAGGTTTGACTTTCTATGCTAACAAATTAAAACCTGGTAGAAGATTCAAAAAGGGCACTTTTAAATTGCTAAACACAAGTGATGGACTTATAAAGAAACACATGCAAGAACCATTTGGACAAGTTGTAGAAGGGGAATTTCAGTCATCTGAAGCAATCAGTCTCGGTAGATTAGCCGAGTCTGAATGTTCTGATGTTGCAAAGTTACTGTATTCGAAAGTTACCAAAACCAAACCGCATCCAGGTAACCTCGAGCTTCTGTCAATAGCTCACACTGCATGCTGCCGGACTAACTTCCACGCATCACTGGAGAAGAAATATGGAATGTTGCCTGAACGTTTGTACCTCAAAGCAGCAAAGCTTTGCAGTGAACGTAGTATTGTAATTGAGTGGCATCAAGAGGGGTATACTTGTCCTAAAGGATGTAAATCAGTCAAAGATGATTTAAATCATTTGCCTCCTTTGAAGGCTCTTCCAGAATGTTCTGTGGGGCCCGTTACTGAAACACATCCACCATCGGAGTGGCCTATGGATGAGTGTcattatatcattaattttaacAATTCTCGACAAGAAGCTTCTGAGAGAGGTATTGTTTTGTGCGATGACATCAGCTTTGGAAAGGAGTCAGTACCAATTGCTTGTGTAGTGGATGAACATCTTTTAGGGTCAATTCACAGTGATGATGGTCCGAGTAATGTATGTTTTTTGCCTTGGGAAAGCTTTACCTATGTCACAAAGTCGTTACTTGATCAGTCTCTTGACATTGGATCACAG AGTTTACAGTTAGGTTGTGGGTGTGCACATTCGACGTGCTCTCCGAAGGCATGTGATCATGTATATCTTTTTGATAATGATTATGAAGATGCAAAGGATATATATGGTAAATCCATGAAAGGAAGGTTCCCTTACGATGACAAAGGCCGGATCATCCTTGAG GAGGGGTACCTGGTATATGAATGCAATAGCAGCTGCAGCTGCAATAAATACTGCCAGAATAGGGTTTTACAAAATGGGGTTAGGGTGAAGTTGGAGATCTTTAAAACAGAGGACAAG GGTTGGGCGGTGAGAGCTGGGGAACCAATCTATCGAGGCACATTTGTTTCCGAGTATATCGGTGAGGTTGTAGACGAGCATGAAGCAAATAAAAGGCGCCATAG GCATGGTATACAAGGTTGCAGTTTTATTTATGAGATTGATGCTCGTGTTAACGATATGGTCCGACTAATTGAGGGAGAAGCTACGTACGCTATTGATGCGACCAAGTATGGGAATGTATCACGTTACATAAATCACAG CTGCTCTCCCAATCTTGAGAATCATCAAGTTCTTATTGAAAGTTTAGATTCCCAGACGTCGCACATTGGTCTCTATGCTAGTCGAGAT ATTGCATTAGGTGAAGAATTGAGCTTTGATTACATGTATAAGGTGGCAGATGGCGAAGGGTGCCAATGCAGATGTGGTGCCGTGAATTGCAGGGGTTGGGTGAAGAGGCAGTGA
- the LOC122589459 gene encoding BTB/POZ domain-containing protein At3g50780 codes for MAEIRLTTKGQAKVRNVPIAVTPEGFWCCPSPVMFQKNLKPQHPLNKPKSSSSSSLVAPPNKNSSDHKKHSSELENKPSSRATSKSENGVVVPDDQRKNGLETPVVADRTAVRPNTENLPRKVSIEFGEPGTGDLKVVLMGKQGFVVKLSVHKNIVQENSSFFAEKLLAQHPTFSCIEVDDCEDVETYVETVGLMYCKDLKQRLIKQSVSRVLRILKVAEQLGFKTCMESCLDFLEAVPWVGDEEEERVVASVLHLQSEGIQVSPILKRVASDVSKPPKDTLSHVLQLVLKSNEEKGRREMKSIVLKLLRESNKSLPNSSSSTAIDLCNDTIYASCRTCLGSLLFLFRQVAQPEFAHQPMELKDPVIKQMVLEADNLSWLLDILADKHAADEYAVMWASQQELAGLHPRVPIVNRYHISCITARLFVGIGRGEVLPSKDTRHLLLKTWLQPLIDDYSWLQHGCKSFDRKVVEEGIGRTILTLPLEDQQIILLGWLSSFLKAGDNCPNLQKAFEVWWRRTFVRPYTEQGNSQPSD; via the exons ATGGCTGAAATTAGACTAACAACAAAAGGGCAAGCCAAGGTTAGGAATGTACCAATAGCAGTAACTCCAGAAGGATTTTGGTGTTGTCCATCACCTGTTATGTTTCAAAAAAACTTAAAACCACAACATCCATTAAACAAGcctaaatcatcatcatcttcatcattagTAGCTCCACCTAATAAGAATTCTAGTGATCACAAAAAACATTCATCAGAACTTGAAAATAAACCATCATCAAGAGCCACTTCTAAGTCAGAAAATGGTGTAGTTGTTCCTGATGATCAAAGGAAAAATGGGCTTGAAACACCTGTTGTGGCTGACAGGACTGCAGTGAGACCAAATACCGAAAATTTGCCTAGAAAGGTTTCTATTGAGTTTGGTGAACCTGGAACTGGTGATTTAAAAGTTGTGTTAATGGGGAAACAAGGGTTTGTTGTGAAGTTGAGTGTGCATAAGAATATAGTTCAGGAGAATAGTAGTTTTTTCGCTGAGAAGTTATTAGCGCAACATCCGACTTTTAGTTGTATTGAAGTTGATGATTGTGAGGATGTTGAAACTTATGTTGAGACTGTTGGGTTGATGTATTGTAAGGATTTGAAGCAGAGGTTGATCAAACAAAGCGTTTCTCGTGTGCTTCGTATTCTTAAG GTTGCAGAGCAGCTTGGGTTCAAAACATGCATGGAATCCTGCTTAGATTTCCTGGAGGCTGTCCCGTGGGtaggagatgaagaagaagagcgGGTGGTAGCTTCTGTGTTGCATCTTCAAAGTGAAGGTATTCAGGTCAGCCCAATATTAAAACGAGTAGCATCTGATGTTTCCAAACCCCCTAAAGACACCCTCTCACACGTGCTCCAGCTCGTCCTCAAAAGCAATGAAGAGAAAGGACGCCGGGAAATGAAGTCAATCGTCTTAAAACTTTTAAGAGAAAGTAACAAGTCCCTTCcaaactcaagctcatcaactGCTATTGACCTCTGTAACGACACCATTTACGCCTCTTGTAGAACCTGTTTGGGttctttgttgtttttattcCGACAAGTAGCCCAGCCTGAGTTTGCACACCAACCCATGGAGCTCAAGGACCCGGTAATCAAACAGATGGTTTTGGAGGCTGATAACCTCTCATggttacttgatatattagCAGACAAGCACGCAGCAGACGAGTATGCAGTCATGTGGGCTAGCCAACAAGAATTAGCTGGACTACACCCACGGGTTCCTATAGTCAATCGTTACCACATTAGCTGCATAACTGCGAGGCTATTTGTTGGGATAGGAAGAGGCGAAGTTTTACCAAGTAAAGACACCCGCCATCTGCTTTTAAAAACTTGGTTACAGCCATTGATCGACGATTACAGTTGGTTACAACACGGGTGCAAGTCATTTGACCGTAAGGTTGTAGAGGAAGGGATTGGGAGGACTATATTAACACTCCCACTCGAGGATCAACAGATCATTTTACTTGGGTGGTTGAGTAGTTTCTTAAAGGCAGGCGATAACTGTCCAAATCTACAAAAGGCGTTTGAGGTATGGTGGCGTAGGACGTTTGTTAGACCGTACACGGAACAAGGCAACTCACAACCTTCGGATTAA